A genomic segment from Streptosporangium roseum DSM 43021 encodes:
- a CDS encoding DUF4405 domain-containing protein — protein MRIEKTLVNAMLVCCSVIVLLTGAFLAFFYTPSGRVVYDGPYGPLPGIEMSGAYASALQLSFEVRGGLFIRQLHQWSSLIFLMGIVLRTILSRAFLQALPGIALLGLGALNEIWLHGPSR, from the coding sequence ATGAGGATCGAGAAGACGCTGGTGAACGCGATGCTCGTCTGCTGTTCCGTGATTGTTCTGCTCACCGGCGCCTTCCTCGCGTTCTTCTACACACCGAGCGGCCGGGTGGTCTACGACGGCCCCTATGGGCCACTGCCCGGCATCGAGATGAGCGGGGCCTACGCCTCGGCGCTGCAGCTCAGCTTCGAAGTGCGCGGCGGCCTGTTCATACGGCAGCTCCACCAGTGGTCTTCGCTGATCTTCCTGATGGGGATCGTCCTGCGCACGATACTCAGCCGCGCGTTCCTCCAGGCGCTGCCCGGGATCGCGCTACTGGGGCTGGGCGCGCTCAACGAGATATGGCTGCACGGCCCGTCCCGGTGA
- a CDS encoding cysteine hydrolase family protein, whose translation MSHTSALLVIDMQNAPVAIAYRAAETVAVIAGLRERARVAGVPVVMIQDQGAGMEAGTEGWRIVPELAPAADEAVVHKASPDSFLDTDLDKVLKVLGVTEVVVTGFATEICVDTTARQALSHRYDLVLVADGHTTSVRLDGGEYASPGQSIAHHNEIFRNIDFPGRSIRVLPASEVVFAAAENLSR comes from the coding sequence ATGTCACACACTTCCGCGCTCCTCGTCATCGACATGCAGAACGCCCCGGTGGCCATCGCCTACCGGGCCGCCGAGACCGTCGCCGTGATCGCCGGATTGCGTGAACGGGCCAGAGTCGCCGGCGTACCGGTGGTAATGATTCAAGACCAGGGCGCCGGGATGGAAGCCGGGACCGAGGGCTGGCGGATCGTGCCCGAACTCGCGCCCGCCGCCGACGAGGCTGTCGTCCACAAGGCCAGCCCGGACAGCTTCCTGGACACCGATCTCGACAAGGTCCTGAAGGTGCTGGGAGTCACCGAGGTGGTCGTCACCGGGTTCGCGACCGAGATCTGTGTGGACACCACGGCGCGGCAGGCGCTGAGCCACCGGTACGACCTGGTGCTGGTCGCCGACGGGCACACCACGTCCGTCCGGCTCGACGGTGGCGAGTACGCCTCGCCGGGGCAGTCGATCGCGCACCACAACGAGATCTTCCGGAACATCGACTTCCCCGGGCGGAGCATCCGGGTGCTGCCCGCGTCCGAAGTGGTCTTCGCTGCGGCCGAGAACCTGTCCAGGTAG
- a CDS encoding MarR family winged helix-turn-helix transcriptional regulator yields the protein MALPNGPVATSSEAEAVLFDLVNVYDRAYEAVAAELSLSSAQACVLGRLDERRGMGALAEELGCDASNITQIVARLEALGLVTREPNPRDRRARLVARTSRGDEINHRFATAFTFARTAVGRLSPDEQDQLTALLRKALG from the coding sequence ATGGCGCTGCCAAATGGACCCGTAGCCACCTCGTCCGAGGCCGAGGCCGTCCTGTTCGACCTGGTCAACGTATACGACCGCGCCTACGAGGCGGTCGCGGCCGAGCTGTCGCTCAGCTCGGCACAGGCATGTGTGCTCGGGCGACTCGATGAGCGACGCGGTATGGGCGCCTTGGCCGAGGAGCTCGGCTGCGATGCCTCCAACATCACCCAGATCGTCGCGCGTCTCGAAGCGCTCGGCCTCGTGACCCGCGAACCGAATCCCCGGGACCGCCGCGCACGACTCGTCGCGCGAACTTCCCGAGGAGACGAGATCAACCACCGGTTCGCAACAGCCTTCACCTTCGCCCGCACGGCGGTCGGACGACTCTCACCCGACGAACAGGATCAGTTGACGGCGCTGCTGCGCAAAGCACTGGGCTGA
- a CDS encoding helix-turn-helix domain-containing protein — translation MDEQDRSEGVHARSARPGRPPAMTDGQVRHARDLLSRPDNTVDSTAKALGVSRDTIYKYVPELKGGGRTALAETTTAPVLPTE, via the coding sequence ATTGACGAGCAAGATCGATCAGAAGGGGTTCACGCCCGCAGCGCCCGGCCCGGCCGTCCGCCGGCCATGACCGACGGACAGGTCCGCCACGCCCGCGACCTGCTCAGCCGCCCGGACAACACCGTTGACTCGACCGCCAAGGCGCTGGGGGTCTCCAGGGATACGATCTACAAATACGTCCCCGAACTGAAGGGCGGCGGTCGGACCGCCCTCGCTGAGACGACGACCGCGCCCGTACTGCCCACCGAGTAG
- a CDS encoding transposase — MICADELGPVTPRTFPPAPGWSVGGHRIKDRPEYSRGTDKTWVYGALRIRDGTELTFCAPSRNSDGWIQLLQQIATANRRGPIVVITDNLSSHFSWRVRQWLARHPRIRQVFIPVRACWLNLAEGWWRLLRRAAFAGQTFADATEIAYAVALATAQLNAHAQPWIWGRPSPQPRILRHKFVYLL, encoded by the coding sequence GTGATCTGCGCCGACGAGCTGGGACCGGTGACCCCGCGCACCTTCCCGCCCGCACCCGGCTGGTCGGTCGGCGGGCATCGGATCAAGGACCGGCCGGAGTATTCACGCGGCACCGACAAGACCTGGGTCTACGGCGCGCTGCGCATCCGCGACGGCACCGAGCTCACCTTCTGCGCGCCCTCGCGCAACAGCGACGGCTGGATCCAGCTGCTTCAGCAGATCGCCACCGCCAACCGGCGTGGCCCGATCGTCGTCATCACCGACAATCTGTCCAGCCATTTCAGCTGGCGGGTCCGGCAATGGCTGGCCCGTCATCCGCGGATCCGCCAGGTGTTCATCCCGGTCAGGGCCTGCTGGCTGAACCTGGCCGAGGGCTGGTGGCGACTACTGCGCCGGGCCGCGTTCGCCGGGCAGACCTTCGCCGACGCCACCGAGATCGCCTACGCGGTCGCCCTCGCCACCGCCCAACTCAACGCCCACGCCCAGCCCTGGATCTGGGGACGGCCATCCCCGCAGCCCCGAATCCTCCGGCATAAGTTCGTCTACCTGCTTTAA
- a CDS encoding helix-turn-helix domain-containing protein codes for MPKLLYARPPADAEEERQIRKLAGARHAPADWITRAQMIAFSWQGQRTSAIAARLGCHMQTVRERIERFNAEGLAGLGDRPGAGRKPRLTEIERGCVIALARSAPPGRPVREGAGDLVADDESGPAQWTLDSLTAAARAQGIVIARSQVRRILLTEKVRWRHTRSWSESTDPQFTPKGPKSSASTPTRRPAPR; via the coding sequence ATGCCGAAACTGCTGTACGCGCGTCCGCCGGCGGACGCCGAAGAAGAGCGGCAGATCCGCAAACTGGCCGGGGCCCGCCATGCCCCGGCCGACTGGATCACGCGGGCGCAGATGATCGCCTTCAGCTGGCAGGGGCAGCGCACCAGCGCCATCGCGGCCAGGCTGGGCTGTCACATGCAGACCGTGCGCGAGCGGATCGAGCGCTTCAACGCCGAAGGCCTGGCCGGGCTCGGCGATCGGCCCGGGGCGGGCCGTAAACCCCGGCTCACCGAGATCGAACGCGGGTGTGTCATCGCCCTGGCGCGCTCGGCCCCGCCCGGACGACCGGTTCGCGAAGGGGCTGGCGACCTGGTCGCCGACGACGAGAGCGGTCCCGCGCAGTGGACTCTGGACAGCCTGACCGCCGCCGCCCGCGCGCAGGGCATCGTCATCGCCCGCAGCCAGGTCCGCCGGATCCTACTCACAGAGAAGGTCCGCTGGCGGCACACCCGCTCCTGGAGCGAATCGACCGATCCGCAGTTCACCCCAAAAGGGCCGAAATCATCGGCCTCTACACCCACCCGCCGCCCGGCACCACGGTGA